A single region of the Xenopus laevis strain J_2021 chromosome 4L, Xenopus_laevis_v10.1, whole genome shotgun sequence genome encodes:
- the selenop2l.L gene encoding selenoprotein Pb-like L homeolog precursor, protein MHKSVLMISALMGLLGLVSSSEQTNSSICKPSPKWSIDGEVPMAEALGNVTVVALLQASCGFCLIQAARMGPLRDKLYLQGMTDIKYLIVNDQSKTSTDMFPELKRWAPKGIPVYQQTPGQEDVWDLLNGNKDDFLIYDRCGRLTFHIRLPLSFLHFPYVEAAIKFTYNESFCGNCSFTSNSTLMPMNETALLSLSDNSSSPLPNKDGPVNKEPSKTLEKNKDHKKLDSDRRPHDHSQHQPLNSHTPQENQNYHPRNLIKTGAQRPEN, encoded by the exons ATGCATAAATCAGTTCTTATGATAAGTGCCCTAATGGGGTTACTGGGTCTGGTATCCTCCTCTGAGCAGACCAATTCATCAATTTGCAAGCCATCTCCAAAATGGAGTATAGACGGTGAGGTGCCAATGGCTGAGGCACTTGGAAATGTGACAGTGGTGGCTCTTCTTCAAGCTAGCTGTGGCTTTTGCCTCATACAGGCTGCCAG AATGGGACCTCTTCGTGACAAGTTATACCTTCAGGGCATGACAGATATAAAGTACTTGATAGTGAATGACCAGAGTAAAACCTCAACAGATATGTTCCCTGAGTTGAAACGCTGGGCCCCAAAAGGAATACCAGTGTATCAGCAAACCCCAGGTCAAGAAGATGTCTGGGACTTACTGAATGGAAACAAGGACGACTTTCTAATCTATGACAG gtgtGGTCGTCTTACATTTCATATTCGTCTCCCTCTAAGTTTCCTTCATTTTCCATATGTGGAGGCTGCCATTAAGTTCACGTACAACGAGAGCTTCTGTGGTAACTGCAGCTTTACTTCCAACAGCACCCTGATGCCAATG AATGAAACAGCTTTATTATCATTAAGTGACAACTCTTCATCTCCATTACCAAACAAGGATGGACCCGTCAATAAGGAACCAAGTAAGACTTTGGAAAAGAACAAAGACCATAAAAAATTGGACAGCGATCGTAGACCTCATGACCATTCCCAGCACCAACCTCTTAACAGCCATACACCTCAAGAGAACCAAAACTATCATCCAAGAAACCTTATTAAAACTGGGGCACAAAGACCAGAAAATTAG